The following are encoded in a window of Balaenoptera ricei isolate mBalRic1 chromosome 1, mBalRic1.hap2, whole genome shotgun sequence genomic DNA:
- the APCS gene encoding LOW QUALITY PROTEIN: serum amyloid P-component (The sequence of the model RefSeq protein was modified relative to this genomic sequence to represent the inferred CDS: substituted 1 base at 1 genomic stop codon), protein MDKLLLWISVLASLPEAFAQKDLSRKVFLFPRESSIDHVNLITKLEKPLQNFTLCFRAYSDLSCGYSLFSYNTQGKDNELLIFKDRIGEYSLYIGRTRVTARVIEEFPTPVHICTSWESSTGIAEFWINGKPLVKKGLRXGYSVGANPKIVLGQEQDSYGGGFDKTQSFMGQIGDLYMWDSLLSPEEIQFVYQGSYSLNPTILNWQALNYEMKGYIVIKPLVWG, encoded by the exons ATGGACAAGCTACTGCTTTGGATCTCTGTCCTCGCCAGCCTTCCAGAAGCCTTTGCTCAGAAAG ACCTCAGTAGGAAGGTGTTTCTGTTCCCTAGAGAATCTTCTATTGACCACGTGAACCTGATCACAAAGCTGGAGAAACCTCTGCAGAACTTTACCTTGTGTTTTCGAGCCTATAGTGATCTCTCCTGTGGCTACAGCCTCTTCTCCTATAACACCCAGGGCAAGGATAATGAGCTActaatttttaaagacagaattgGAGAGTACAGTTTATACATTGGAAGAACCAGAGTTACTGCCAGAGTTATTGAGGAGTTCCCCACCCCAGTGCACATCTGTACCAGCTGGGAGTCTTCCACAGGCATTGCCGAATTCTGGATCAATGGGAAGCCGCTGGTGAAAAAGGGCCTGAGATAGGGTTATTCTGTGGGAGCTAACCCCAAGATTGTCCTGGGCCAGGAGCAGGATTCCTATGGAGGAGGCTTTGATAAAACCCAGTCCTTTATGGGACAGATTGGGGATTTGTACATGTGGGACTCTCTGCTGTCTCCCGAAGAGATCCAGTTTGTGTATCAGGGTTCCTACTCCCTCAATCCCACCATCCTAAATTGGCAGGCTCTGAACTATGAAATGAAAGGCTACATTGTCATCAAGCCCCTGGTGTGGGGCTGA